CCTATAACGCTGGCGAAGGCGCGGTTCGCAAATATGGAAACCGCATCCCACCGTTCAAGGAAACACAGAATTACGTGCGCAGTGTCAAGGCGCATTATGTGCGCTTGATTGGAGAAAACGGATATAGCGGAGTGCAATTCTGACCATGCTTTCTCAGCTGCGGTCTCATATCAACATCCCCATTCGCGCCGCAGATACGATATTGGTGCTGTTGGTCATCGCAGTGATCACATTGCTTATTCTGCCAATGCCGCCCATGGCCCTGGACATATTGGTCGGCACGAATATCTGCATTGGTATCCTGCTTTTATTGAGCGCACTATACATCGTCAAACCGCTTGATTTTTCTACATTTCCCACGGTTTTGTTGCTGACGACATTGTTCAGACTGGCGATCAGCATTGCAACCACCCGGATGATTTTGACCGATGCCAATGCCGGTCAGATTGTCGAGCAATTTGGCAAGATGGTATCAGCCGGTAATCTAGTGGTCGGTCTGGTGGTCTTTCTGATCATTACTGTGGTTCAGTTCATCGTGATATCCAAAGGCGCGGAACGCGTGGCGGAAGTGTCGGCGCGCTTTAGCCTTGATGCCATGCCTGGCAAGCAACTCTCAATCGACAGCGACCTCAGATCAGGGATTTTGACCAAAGAAGAGGCAAAAGCAAAACGTCATACGCTGGAGCAAGAGAGCAAATTTCATGGTAGCCTCGATGGCGCGATGAAATTTGTTAAAGGCGACGCTATTGCTTCCATAGTGATCGTCATCGTGAATCTGCTCGGCGGGTTGGCGGTCGGCACGCTTTATCTCGACATGTCGATGGGGCAAGCGGTCACGACGTTTTCGATTCTGACAATCGGTGATGGTCTGGCCGCGCAAATACCAGCCTTGTTTGCTGCCATGTCTGCAGGACTACTGGTAACGCGCACGACCGATGAGACAACCGACCGCGATCTTGGTCCAGCCATAGCGAAACAGATGACCGGCAAACCGCATGTGCTGTTTATAGCCGCGGGCATGTGTTTGCTTATGGGTCTGATCCCCGGCTTCCCGACGTTGGTCTTCTTTGGCTTGGCGACGGCCATGATGATCGGTGGTCTCTGGCTGTCGCCTAACACCGGCCGGTATATCCGGGATCGCTTTGGCATAGCCCAGACGCCGAAGGTGGATGACGGGGGAGAAATCCTGATTGAGCGCCCACAGCTTTCCGCCGTCGATCCACTTCGCTTGACCATCGGAATGCCTGGCCTTGATGCAGAACGCGATGCGGAACAATTTTCTAACCTGTCCGGAGCCGTCAAAGCCGAAATCCAGAACATTCAAGATGTTTTGGGCGTCCGGTTACCGCCAGCAAAAATCATCCCAATGTCTTTGGGGGATGAAGAGATTGGCGACAATATCCTCTGGTCCCTGACCGCTTTCGGTGCGCCGCTTGGAGAAGGTGTGTTTGACAATGTCGGGGACGCGCAGCCCGCCGCGGCGATTGGTCTGGAACTGCGTCGCAACTTGCCTCTGTTCCTGGGATTGCAGGAAGTGACCGATATGTTGAACTGGCTCGGCGATGATTATCCCGAAGTCGTAAAAGAGGCTGTGCGCGGTGCGCCAACCGGCACGATAACCGAGATATTTAAAATGCTGGCGGAAGAACAAGTTTCGCTGCGTAACCTGCGTGATGTCGTGCAAGCCATTGCTGAGGCCGGACAGGAACAGCGCGAAGCCGCCGGTCTGTTGCAGGTTGTCCGAGCCAGCATCCGCCGGCAGATCGTTTCCCCAATGTTGAAAGGCGGCCGATTACCGGTGGTGATGATCGGCAGTGAAGCAGAAGAAAATATTCGAGCGACGTTGACCGAAGTGGAAGGGCAAATGCGCCTTGCGATTACGCCGGTGCAGATGCGCGCTCTGATCGACCTGGTTGAAAGCGAAGCCAAAGCCGCCAATGCAACTGCGATATTAACCGCCCGTGATTTGCGCCGGCCGCTGCGTCTGATGATCGCTGCCGACCTGTTCGATCTACCGGTCATCTCGTTCAACGAATTAATCCCCTCTGTTCCTTTGGATATTGCCGCCGAGCTCCGCTGGGCCCCGCAAGCCATCGAACAGCAAGATGAATTGGAAGCTGCAGAATGATGGATATGCAAAAAATCGGCTTGGTTGTGCGCGGTGCAATCGGCTTGTTATGTCTGGTGATAGCAGCGCCGACTATTGCAGAAAAACCACCTATTCCGTCTAAAAATATCAGCATAACCGCACGCAAC
This DNA window, taken from Parasphingorhabdus litoris DSM 22379, encodes the following:
- a CDS encoding flagellar biosynthesis protein FlhA — encoded protein: MLSQLRSHINIPIRAADTILVLLVIAVITLLILPMPPMALDILVGTNICIGILLLLSALYIVKPLDFSTFPTVLLLTTLFRLAISIATTRMILTDANAGQIVEQFGKMVSAGNLVVGLVVFLIITVVQFIVISKGAERVAEVSARFSLDAMPGKQLSIDSDLRSGILTKEEAKAKRHTLEQESKFHGSLDGAMKFVKGDAIASIVIVIVNLLGGLAVGTLYLDMSMGQAVTTFSILTIGDGLAAQIPALFAAMSAGLLVTRTTDETTDRDLGPAIAKQMTGKPHVLFIAAGMCLLMGLIPGFPTLVFFGLATAMMIGGLWLSPNTGRYIRDRFGIAQTPKVDDGGEILIERPQLSAVDPLRLTIGMPGLDAERDAEQFSNLSGAVKAEIQNIQDVLGVRLPPAKIIPMSLGDEEIGDNILWSLTAFGAPLGEGVFDNVGDAQPAAAIGLELRRNLPLFLGLQEVTDMLNWLGDDYPEVVKEAVRGAPTGTITEIFKMLAEEQVSLRNLRDVVQAIAEAGQEQREAAGLLQVVRASIRRQIVSPMLKGGRLPVVMIGSEAEENIRATLTEVEGQMRLAITPVQMRALIDLVESEAKAANATAILTARDLRRPLRLMIAADLFDLPVISFNELIPSVPLDIAAELRWAPQAIEQQDELEAAE